In Flavobacterium sp. CBA20B-1, one DNA window encodes the following:
- a CDS encoding SRPBCC family protein has protein sequence MNLESPIVTVQKSSAYLFDALSDIKNFEKLMPENIAKFEVIDENCFEFALKGMPEIKLVKKSATPNTEVVLGAASSKLPFTLIAKLDEKATEETNVQLFFEGDFNPMMAMMIKGPIGKFIETLAENMHKL, from the coding sequence ATGAATTTAGAAAGTCCGATAGTAACTGTTCAAAAATCATCAGCGTATTTGTTTGATGCTTTAAGCGATATTAAAAATTTCGAAAAGCTAATGCCCGAAAACATTGCTAAGTTTGAAGTAATAGACGAAAACTGCTTTGAATTTGCACTAAAAGGAATGCCTGAAATTAAATTGGTAAAAAAAAGTGCTACACCAAATACAGAAGTTGTTTTGGGAGCCGCTAGTAGCAAACTACCTTTTACTTTAATTGCCAAATTAGACGAAAAAGCCACAGAAGAAACCAACGTACAGTTGTTTTTTGAGGGCGATTTTAACCCAATGATGGCTATGATGATTAAAGGTCCCATTGGAAAGTTTATTGAAACTTTAGCTGAAAATATGCATAAACTTTAA
- the lpdA gene encoding dihydrolipoyl dehydrogenase has protein sequence MNSFDVVVIGSGPGGYVSAIRCAQLGMKTAIIEKYPTLGGTCLNVGCIPSKALLASSHHVDEMKHFADHGIELPGDVKIDLQKMIARKQAVVDQTCGGVKFLMDKNSITVFEGVGSFENATTINVTKNDGSVEQVSAKNTIIATGSKPSSLPFISIDKERIITSTEALKLKEIPKHLIIIGGGVIGLELGQVYLRLGAQVSVVEYADRVLPTMDGAVSKELTKVLKKAGMKFYTSHKVQKVERNGDAVLVEALNAKNEVISLDGDYALVCVGRRPYTDGLNAEKAGVKLTERGQVEVNDHLQTTASNIYAIGDVVRGAMLAHKAEEEGVLVAEQLAGQKPHIDYNLIPGVVYTWPEVAAVGKTEEQLKAENKEYKVGQFPFKALGRARASSDLDGFVKILADKTTDEILGFHIVGARAADLIAEAVVAMEYRASAEDISRMSHAHPTFAEAIKEAALAATENRALHV, from the coding sequence ATGAATTCATTTGACGTAGTTGTAATAGGTTCTGGTCCGGGCGGATATGTTTCAGCAATTCGTTGCGCACAATTAGGAATGAAAACTGCAATCATTGAAAAATACCCAACTTTAGGAGGTACTTGCTTAAATGTAGGCTGTATTCCTTCTAAAGCCTTGTTGGCATCATCGCACCATGTGGATGAAATGAAACATTTTGCAGATCACGGTATTGAATTGCCTGGTGACGTTAAAATCGATTTACAAAAAATGATTGCCCGTAAACAAGCAGTTGTTGATCAAACTTGTGGCGGCGTTAAATTTTTAATGGATAAAAACAGCATCACTGTTTTTGAAGGTGTTGGATCTTTTGAAAATGCAACTACTATAAATGTAACAAAAAATGATGGTTCTGTTGAGCAAGTTTCTGCTAAAAATACTATTATCGCAACAGGATCTAAACCGTCTTCTTTGCCTTTTATTTCAATCGATAAAGAGCGTATCATTACTTCTACCGAAGCATTAAAGTTAAAAGAAATTCCTAAACACTTAATCATTATTGGTGGTGGTGTTATTGGGTTAGAATTAGGTCAGGTTTATTTGCGTTTAGGCGCACAGGTTTCTGTTGTAGAATATGCAGACCGCGTGTTGCCTACTATGGACGGAGCGGTTTCTAAAGAATTGACTAAAGTGTTGAAGAAAGCAGGAATGAAATTCTACACTTCGCACAAAGTTCAAAAAGTAGAACGAAACGGCGATGCTGTTTTGGTGGAAGCTTTAAACGCTAAAAACGAAGTAATTTCTTTAGATGGAGATTACGCCTTGGTTTGTGTTGGTCGTCGTCCTTACACTGATGGATTGAACGCTGAAAAAGCTGGAGTGAAATTAACCGAAAGAGGTCAGGTTGAAGTAAATGATCATTTACAAACAACAGCTTCAAATATTTATGCGATTGGTGATGTGGTTCGTGGTGCCATGTTAGCTCACAAGGCAGAAGAAGAAGGTGTTTTGGTTGCTGAACAATTAGCAGGTCAAAAACCACATATCGATTACAACTTGATTCCTGGTGTTGTTTACACTTGGCCAGAAGTTGCTGCTGTTGGTAAAACAGAAGAGCAGTTGAAAGCAGAAAACAAAGAATACAAAGTGGGGCAGTTCCCGTTTAAAGCTTTAGGTCGCGCACGCGCATCTTCTGATTTAGACGGATTTGTTAAGATTTTAGCAGATAAAACTACCGACGAAATTTTAGGTTTCCATATTGTTGGCGCTCGTGCTGCAGATTTAATTGCAGAAGCAGTGGTTGCAATGGAATACCGTGCTTCGGCAGAAGATATTTCTCGTATGTCACACGCACACCCAACGTTTGCAGAAGCTATTAAAGAAGCTGCGTTGGCTGCTACAGAAAACAGAGCGTTACACGTATAG
- a CDS encoding START-like domain-containing protein: protein MKTKFEIEYPITASPQLLYQYISTPSGLTEWFADDVNSRGELFTFIWEDSEEKAKLVTKKTDEKVKFRWLDEEGADTEYFFELRIVLDELTKDVTLMVTDFAEENEVKDQTQLWNNQIADLKKVLGSA from the coding sequence ATGAAAACAAAGTTTGAGATTGAATACCCCATAACAGCTTCCCCGCAATTGTTGTATCAATATATTTCAACTCCTTCGGGGCTTACAGAGTGGTTTGCAGATGACGTGAACTCGCGAGGTGAATTGTTTACTTTTATTTGGGAAGATAGTGAAGAAAAAGCAAAATTGGTCACAAAAAAAACCGATGAAAAAGTAAAATTTCGTTGGTTGGATGAAGAAGGTGCCGATACAGAATATTTCTTTGAACTTCGTATTGTTTTAGATGAGCTTACTAAAGATGTAACTTTAATGGTAACCGATTTCGCAGAGGAAAACGAAGTGAAAGATCAAACGCAATTATGGAACAACCAAATTGCAGATTTGAAAAAAGTATTAGGGTCTGCATAA
- a CDS encoding DNA recombination protein RmuC has product MFTISQILVLVLFVISLILINKNIRLKKTSDAKEQMIHELENNHSLLLFKNSELTDKCEMLLKEMEVLQEQNKLMTHENYDAKTTNRVLKEKMDFQKAEIAHLHKQTTLQFEHIAQKLLEEKAERFTKTNQENIDAVLKPLNENIERFKKQVEETYEKESKIRFSLDERIKELLLQTNKISTEANNLANALKTNHKKQGDWGEVILENILQQSGLCKNREYRVQHNLVMEGKNVRPDIIIDLPDQKSIVIDSKVSLNAYDAYCQTENVDEQTIHLNNHLKALRIHIEELSNKNYQNLVSGLDFTMMFIPIEPAYLLAIQQDSNLWNEAYKKRILLISPTNLIACLKLISDLWNRDKQDKSAQKIVKQAEKIYEKTVLFTKSFEQVGKQIQQAQDSYLKAQNQLREGRGNILSQTNHLLKYGISPKNILNDFNDEEDSEY; this is encoded by the coding sequence ATGTTTACAATCTCTCAAATATTAGTCCTTGTTCTTTTTGTAATATCGCTTATTTTGATCAATAAAAACATTCGGTTAAAGAAAACAAGCGATGCAAAAGAGCAAATGATTCATGAATTAGAAAACAACCACTCTTTACTTCTTTTCAAAAACAGCGAACTTACTGATAAATGTGAAATGCTATTAAAAGAAATGGAAGTGCTGCAAGAGCAAAACAAATTAATGACTCATGAAAACTATGATGCCAAAACGACTAATCGGGTATTAAAAGAAAAAATGGATTTTCAAAAAGCTGAAATTGCGCATTTACATAAGCAAACAACATTGCAGTTTGAACACATTGCCCAAAAATTATTGGAAGAAAAAGCAGAACGATTTACAAAAACCAACCAAGAGAATATTGATGCCGTTCTTAAACCACTAAACGAAAACATAGAACGCTTTAAAAAACAAGTAGAAGAAACGTATGAAAAAGAATCGAAGATTCGCTTTTCTTTAGACGAACGCATTAAGGAACTGTTGTTGCAAACCAATAAAATCAGTACCGAAGCTAACAATTTGGCTAATGCGTTAAAAACAAATCATAAGAAACAAGGCGATTGGGGCGAAGTGATTTTAGAAAATATTTTACAACAGTCTGGGCTTTGCAAAAACAGAGAATACCGTGTGCAACACAATTTGGTTATGGAAGGAAAAAATGTACGCCCCGATATTATTATTGATTTACCTGATCAAAAATCAATTGTGATTGATTCAAAAGTTTCATTAAATGCTTATGATGCCTATTGCCAGACTGAAAATGTAGATGAGCAGACTATTCATTTGAATAACCATTTAAAGGCGCTACGCATACATATTGAAGAATTGAGTAATAAAAATTATCAAAATCTCGTAAGTGGTTTAGATTTCACCATGATGTTTATACCAATTGAGCCTGCATATTTACTAGCGATACAGCAAGATAGTAACCTTTGGAACGAGGCTTACAAAAAACGTATTTTATTGATTAGCCCAACAAATTTAATTGCTTGTTTAAAATTGATTTCGGATTTATGGAATAGAGACAAACAAGACAAATCGGCACAAAAAATTGTAAAACAAGCCGAAAAAATTTATGAAAAAACAGTTCTTTTCACCAAAAGTTTCGAGCAGGTTGGCAAACAAATTCAGCAGGCACAAGATTCGTATTTAAAAGCACAAAATCAGTTAAGAGAAGGTAGAGGAAATATTTTATCGCAAACAAATCATTTACTGAAATACGGTATTTCGCCAAAAAATATTCTGAATGATTTTAACGATGAAGAGGATTCTGAATATTAA